GGCGAACCCTTCGCGCAGGACGCGCCGCTGCTGCCCGATGGCCGTTCCGCGCTCGATCGCTTCCTCTCCGCCGGCAAGTCGTGCGGTGCGGCCACGGGCACCTTCGATGCGGCGATCGGCGACCGCCACGCGCTCGTCGCGCACGCGCATGGCGTGCCGGTGCAGGCGCGCATCTCGCTGCATGGCCCGGAGCAGGAGGACCCGCCCGTCACCGAGCTCGGCATCGCCGCCCTGGCCGGTCTGCTCGGCATTGTGGGCGAGGCGATGCCCGCGCCACCCTCGCGCCTCGCCGGGCATCAGGTGGCCTATGCGGCCGGCCTCGCCGCCTGCACCGCCCTGCTCGCCGCCCTGCATGGCGGTGGCGAGGAGGTGGCGGATGTCTCCCTGCTCGACGTCGCAGCCTGGCTGAACTGGAAGGTCGCCGCCGGAGTGATGGTGATGGGGCGCGCACCCACCCGCAGCGCCGCGCGCGTCACCTGGTTCACCCTGCCCTGCCGCGACGGCCACATGGCCCTGGTCTATCAGGAGAAGGACTGGCCGCCGCTGCGCGACCTGATCGGCGATGCGCGCCTGAAGGATGACGCGCTGTTCGGCGACAATGCGCGGCGCGGCGCGAACCGTGCCGCCATGCTGGAGGTGCTCGGCCCCTGGTTCGCCGCGCGCACGCGGCGCGAGATCACCCAGGCCGTGCAGGCGCACCGCATCCCGACCGGCCCCGTCCTCTGGCCCATCGAGCTGCTGGAGGATGCGCAGTTCCGCGCGCGCGATTTCCTGGGCGCCGACGGGATGCCGGCGCTGCCTCTTGCGTGGGACGGCCAGCGCCTCGCTCCCGCGCCGGGCAGGGCCACCGCCGCGCCGCCCGGGCGCCGCGTGGCCGGACGCCCGCTCAGCGGGTTGCGCGTGGTGGATCTGGGCTGGATCACCGCCGGGGCCGCCACCTCCACCCTGCTGCTCGACCTCGGCGCCGATGTCGTGAAGGTCGAGGGCCCCGGCGCGCCCGACCCTTTCCGCAACTGGGAGGGCGCCAAGCCCGGCACGGATTGGTGGAACCACTGCCCCTTCTTCAACTTCACCAATCGCGGCAAGCGCTCGCTCTGCCTCGACCTGAAGGATGAGCGCGGCCGCGCGGTGCTGCTGCGCCTGCTGGAAGATGCCGATGTGCTGGTGGAGAATTTCCGACGCGGCGTCATGGCCGCGCTCGGGCTCGACGTCGCGATGCTGCGGCAGCGCTTCCCGCGCCTCGTCATCGCCAGCATCTCGAGCCAAGGCGAGACCGGGCCGGACCGCGCCATGGTCTCCTACGGCTCCACGCTGGAAGCGAGCTCCGGCCTCGCCGCCCTCACCGGCGCCGGGGAGGCGCCCATGATCACCGGGCGCGACGTGAACTACCCCGATCAGGTGGTCTGCCTCTTCGCCGCGGGCGCCGTCATCGCGGCGCTGGAGGAACGCCGGCGCAGCGGCCAGGGCGCGCATCTGGATCTCTCGCAGCGCGAGCTCACCGCCTTCCTGCTGGGCGAGGAGTTGCTCGCCGCCGCCGCCGGCGCCCCCTCACCCCGGCGCGGCAACACGGACCCGGCGGAGCCCGGCGAACGCCTCGAGAACGACGGTATGGGCGGCTGGGAGGTGCTGCACGGCCATGGTGGCCCGGCCAGCCGCCTGCGTGTGCGCGACGGCGCGGACCTCGCCGCCGCCGCGGATTTCGCGCGCGGTACCGCCGTGCTGCGCTGCCCCGATGGCAGCCCGGCCAAGGGCATTCCCTTCCGCTTCGCGCAGCAGCGCCTGGCAGTCGAGGATGGCTGCCATCCGCTCGGCGCCGACAACCGC
This region of Sediminicoccus rosea genomic DNA includes:
- a CDS encoding CaiB/BaiF CoA-transferase family protein, with product MTQATPSPHPLAGRRILDLGAFCAHRPHALAASMAARLCAAYGAEVIRPLPPGGEPFAQDAPLLPDGRSALDRFLSAGKSCGAATGTFDAAIGDRHALVAHAHGVPVQARISLHGPEQEDPPVTELGIAALAGLLGIVGEAMPAPPSRLAGHQVAYAAGLAACTALLAALHGGGEEVADVSLLDVAAWLNWKVAAGVMVMGRAPTRSAARVTWFTLPCRDGHMALVYQEKDWPPLRDLIGDARLKDDALFGDNARRGANRAAMLEVLGPWFAARTRREITQAVQAHRIPTGPVLWPIELLEDAQFRARDFLGADGMPALPLAWDGQRLAPAPGRATAAPPGRRVAGRPLSGLRVVDLGWITAGAATSTLLLDLGADVVKVEGPGAPDPFRNWEGAKPGTDWWNHCPFFNFTNRGKRSLCLDLKDERGRAVLLRLLEDADVLVENFRRGVMAALGLDVAMLRQRFPRLVIASISSQGETGPDRAMVSYGSTLEASSGLAALTGAGEAPMITGRDVNYPDQVVCLFAAGAVIAALEERRRSGQGAHLDLSQRELTAFLLGEELLAAAAGAPSPRRGNTDPAEPGERLENDGMGGWEVLHGHGGPASRLRVRDGADLAAAADFARGTAVLRCPDGSPAKGIPFRFAQQRLAVEDGCHPLGADNRAVLREIGLTEDEVTALEQDGVLATRPRRAAE